A part of Haliotis asinina isolate JCU_RB_2024 chromosome 10, JCU_Hal_asi_v2, whole genome shotgun sequence genomic DNA contains:
- the LOC137298446 gene encoding uncharacterized protein, with amino-acid sequence MLKLVLIASCVYLAQSQDVHPSPHDPHSHPPHPSHPPHGHPSPPPHGAFGFSYDEDSGEMVMVSQTHCYLWALSDAQKMDVHDPAKIEALEFQLVALASDTSKQTVLTGTQSPGHWVSAHCHGRTMVQVTA; translated from the exons ATGCTCAAGCTTGTACTGATTGCGTCTTGTGTGTACCTGGCTCAG TCCCAGGACGTCCATCCATCTCCACATGATCCACACagccacccaccccacccctctcATCCGCCCCACGGACATCCCTCACCTCCCCCTCACGGGGCCTTTGGTTTCTCCTACGACGAAGACAGT GGTGAGATGGTGATGGTATCCCAGACTCACTGCTACCTGTGGGCACTGTCCGACGCCCAGAAGATGGACGTTCACGACCCTGCTAAGATTGAGGCACTTGAG TTTCAACTAGTTGCTCTGGCATCCGACACATCAAAACAGACGGTTCTGACTGGAACCCAGAGTCCAGGCCATTGGGTCTCCGCACATTGTCATGGCAGGACCATGGTGCAGGTTACAGCTTAA
- the LOC137297968 gene encoding probable G-protein coupled receptor 139 codes for MTTSMSSVEPVFNVTASYSNGDNVTDMNLTTELPTTTPSPWGRFGPIEQYGEFWAGYYINLYYLWVVFAVGFPGNIASFVTVLRMPPLTSSTGYVAALAVMDNLGIICKLLFHQLTLHDVHMGPGGCQALYFFGSFFIMYANWILVAMSVERFIAIWFPLRVTTLCTGTKSIILMVIIAFIIICADLHFLWTSTVKVIGHKDVQCSFSEEHIEFIEKVWYWIDGCLYAIIPCILLVMFNGLIILGIRKSRKIQKDLTNNKSDQMAEKFRQQRQITIMLIVVSVVFVLLVLPNCLFFIAKPYWVVEAGSHGQAVNYLVSQLIFLLSDFNHAVNFYLYFLTARRFRRRFTDTLRCLTSGRKPFTSIMRTANSNISNTSIYTTQTSMNGFTRESGNNNSKKYHTTST; via the coding sequence ATGACGACAAGTATGTCCAGCGTGGAACCTGTGTTTAATGTGACAGCGTCTTATTCCAACGGAGACAATGTCACCGACATGAACCTCACGACAGAACTACCTACCACTACACCGAGCCCCTGGGGTAGGTTTGGGCCCATCGAACAGTATGGTGAGTTCTGGGCTggatattacatcaacctctACTATCTGTGGGTAGTATTTGCTGTGGGATTCCCAGGAAATATTGCAAGCTTTGTGACTGTATTGCGCATGCCTCCTTTGACGTCATCAACGGGATATGTTGCAGCGCTAGCGGTGATGGACAACCTTGGCATCATATGTaaactgctatttcatcaatTGACGCTCCATGATGTTCACATGGGACCAGGTGGTTGTCAGGCCTTGTACTTCTTTGGTTCCTTCTTCATCATGTATGCCAACTGGATTCTGGTGGCGATGTCAGTAGAGCGTTTCATTGCCATCTGGTTCCCACTTCGCGTCACGACTCTGTGTACCGGCACTAAGTCCATCATCCTCATGGTCATCATTGCTTTCATCATCATCTGCGCAGACCTCCATTTCCTGTGGACGTCTACAGTGAAGGTGATAGGCCATAAGGATGTTCAATGTAGTTTCAGCGAAGAACACATTGAATTTATTGAGAAAGTATGGTACTGGATAGATGGTTGTCTGTATGCCATCATCCCCTGCATTCTTCTCGTCATGTTTAATGGACTCATCATCCTTGGTATCAGGAAGTCACGAAAAATCCAGAAAGATCTGACAAACAACAAAAGTGACCAGATGGCTGAGAAATTTCGACAACAGCGCCAGATAACCATCATGCTTATCGTCGTCTCTGTTGTGTTTGTCTTGCTGGTGTTACCAAACTGTCTCTTCTTCATCGCCAAACCTTACTGGGTGGTGGAAGCGGGATCACATGGTCAAGCCGTTAATTACCTGGTTAGCCAGTTGATATTTCTGCTCTCCGATTTCAACCATGCAGTCAATTTCTACTTGTACTTTCTCACAGCCCGGCGCTTCAGGCGGCGCTTCACTGACACGCTGCGTTGCTTGACGTCCGGTCGCAAGCCTTTCACAAGCATCATGCGTACAGCCaactccaacatatccaacacgtcGATATATACCACTCAAACATCAATGAATGGTTTTACGCGGGAGAGCGGCAACAACAACTCCAAGAAATACCACACAACTAGCACATGA